Proteins encoded by one window of Glycine soja cultivar W05 chromosome 15, ASM419377v2, whole genome shotgun sequence:
- the LOC114385670 gene encoding BTB/POZ domain-containing protein At1g04390 isoform X1: MKSSREKEKENDRCISSHMQTLHRRLLHALNLGTRHFDEKTNRWNWQCANIEVQKNVLRSIGAFLDSLSGDARAARHAIVKESVADSILGALLWILQCKSEALLSMASNVAVKLVSSIPNSLLQLHMLDLVYCLSSLLSSHQVEVATPCAIALNLVISNLSATSEKAVMEALNETETSIRIVRNINFFAEDAKKIEYFKEMTLLLSAILWRWPPSRFSVGNDVILMKGLANIHTRTESSIKIALLKLYTSLALCDSVARKLIEDGEGFPQMVVQAMGKSNPHAVQIEGFRLAQCLLRSQENCLEVVGLCGEALVDAIICGMKETGLSSKKIGNNHGSLSVEACQLALITRWAGDHHINFWKQGIDRILLNLLIENIQDQLSEPVLSLEKQISMAKEGLKANYHLGLRSYLWDILGWLTIHCGENLNPYTHGSELCINLLITCACLSFVDTLEKWCRICQKDIDDHFQSEPVSRAVLMMIHSPCNTISSYARFLLLDALEVKGLSCLKSLIHTLDYTSSLESYGSFDKLQLVINLIGLTCLSSLPEYQSCIIESKGIKAIVLLVKRCLSNDIHVERRNFTPHLHTTFQERSCCCMDKEDWEGSNVLLFYSLLGLSEILRQCDLLQDNSQQYSREVTNIRAQLVSKLHEICSGNSFSPGVRWYVLYILTYFGFYGFPNELAKRIGKSLNKEEYSDMRLVVANGVSVSVHGVILAVRCPSLLPPQLLPSMKNSEKVTDKFVRETMREVQLSSHVDYEALVLLLEYVYLGCLHAGEETVKKLKILAKRCKLQHLLQMLYRQRPKWGTPFPSFNLTPSLGSAGSCFSDVILEAKSNKLVGWTCNICSDTVPHMHVHKVILQSGCDYLQGLFRSGMRESHSQVIKVDISWEALIKLVQWFYSDELPNPPSGCLWDNMDDEEKLFNLQPYVELCWLAEFWILENIQEACWDVIMSCLDSSSQLPIKIIKMAYNHSLWKLVDVAANLMAPSYHQLQNSGELEEFDDALVHLIYSASIQLNQEGKNCFR; the protein is encoded by the exons ACATTTTGATGAGAAGACAAATAGATGGAATTGGCAGTGTGCCAACATTGAAGTGCAGAAAAATGTGCTGCGATCAATTGGTGCGTTTCTTGATTCATTATCGGGAGATGCACGTGCTGCACGTCATGCTATTGTTAAG gaatctgTTGCTGATAGTATTTTGGGAGCATTATTATGGATTCTTCAATGCAAAAGTGAGGCTTTGTTAAGCATGGCATCAAATGTGGCAGTGAAGTTAGTTAGTTCTATACCTAATTCATTATTGCAATTGCATATGTTGGATCTTGTTTATTGTCTGTCATCCTTGTTATCTTCGCATCAAGTAGAAGTTGCAACACCCTGTGCTATTGCTTTGAATTTGGTAATCTCAAATTTGAGTGCTACAAGTGAGAAGGCAGTTATGGAAGCATTGAACGAAACAGAGACTTCCATACGTATAGtcagaaatataaatttttttgctgAAGATGCaaagaaaattgaatatttCAAAGAGATGACTTTGCTTTTGAGCGCAATACTGTGGCGCTGGCCTCCATCTAGGTTCTCTGTTGGTAATGATGTTATACTTATGAAAGGCTTAGCAAACATCCATACAAGGACAGAGAGTTCTATTAAAATTGCACTTTTAAAGCTGTACACATCTCTAG CTTTATGTGATTCTGTAGCAAGAAAACTTATAGAGGATGGAGAAGGATTTCCACAGATGGTTGTGCAGGCAATGGGAAAATCAAACCCTCATGCTGTTCAGATAGAGGGGTTTAGGCTTGCTCAATGTCTATTG AGATCCCAAGAGAATTGTTTAGAAGTGGTTGGTCTGTGTGGTGAAGCCCTTGTTGATGCAATAATTTGTGGGATGAAAGAAACTGGGCTGAGTTCTAAAAAAATTGGGAACAACCATGGGTCTTTGTCAGTGGAAGCATGCCAGTTGGCTCTAATAACTCGCTGGGCAGGTGATCATCATATCAATTTTTGGAAACAAGGAATTGATAGAATTCTCCTTAATCTTCTGATTGAAAATATTCAAGACCAATTGTCTGAGCCTGTCTTGTCATTGGAAAAACAAATATCCATGGCAAAAGAGGGATTAAAAGCCAATTATCATCTTGGTCTTAGGAGTTATCTGTGGGACATTCTTGGGTGGCTTACTATTCATTGTGGAGAAAATTTAAACCCTTATACTCATGGAAGCGAGCTCTGCATCAACTTACTAATTACATGTGCATG CTTGAGTTTTGTGGATACACTTGAAAAATGGTGCCGAATATGTCAAAAGGATATTGATGATCATTTTCAAAGTGAACCAGTATCAAGGGCTGTTCTAATGATGATTCATTCTCCATGTAATACCATCTCCTCGTATGCTAGATTCTTATTATTAGATGCACTTGAGGTGAAAGGCTTGTCATGCTTGAAAAGCTTAATACATACTCTAGATTATACATCATCCCTAGAAAGCTATGGATCATTTGATAAACTTCAACTGGTTATTAACTTAATTGGGTTGACTTGTCTTTCAAGTTTACCAGAGTATCAAAGCTGTATCATAGAGAGCAAAGGGATAAAAGCAATTGTTCTTCTTGTGAAACGATGCTTAAGTAATGATATTCATGTAGAAAGGCGAAACTTCACTCCTCATTTGCACACAACATTCCAGGAAAGGTCTTGTTGCTGTATGGATAAAGAAGATTGGGAAGGTTCCAATGTTCTCTTATTTTATAGTTTGTTGGGATTGTCTGAAATTCTTCGTCAGTGTGACCTTCTACAAGATAATTCTCAGCAATATTCTAGAGAGGTGACAAATATTAGAGCTCAGTTAGTTAGCAAACTTCATGAGATCTGTAGTGGCAACTCTTTCAGTCCTGGAGTGAGATGGTATGTTTTGTATATTCTAACTTATTTTGGATTTTACGGTTTCCCAAATGAGTTAGCCAAAAGGATTGGGAAATCTCTCAATAAGGAAGAATACTCAGATATGCGGCTCGTTGTAGCAAATGGGGTGTCTGTGAGTGTTCATGGTGTTATTCTTGCTGTTCGATGTCCATCACTGCTGCCTCCTCAATTGTTACCTAGTATGAAGAATTCTGAAAAGGTAACAGATAAGTTTGTCAGAGAGACCATGAGAGAAGTTCAATTATCTTCTCATGTTGATTATGAAGCATTGGTGTTGTTGTTGGAATATGTATACTTGGGATGTTTACATGCAGGAGAAGAAACAGTGAAGAAGCTGAAAATTCTTGCTAAGCGCTGCAAACTACAGCATCTCCTGCAAATGCTTTATAGACAACGTCCAAAGTGGGGCACACCTTTCCCCAGCTTTAATCTTACTCCATCTCTTGGTTCAGCCGGAAGTTGTTTTTC gGATGTTATATTGGAAGCTAAATCAAATAAACTTGTTGGGTGGACATGCAACATTTGTTCTGACACAGTGCCCCATATGCATGTTCACAAAGTTATATTGCAGTCTGGTTGTGATTATTTACAAGGTTTATTCCGGTCAGGAATGCGAGAAAG TCATTCACAAGTCATAAAAGTTGATATTAGCTGGGAAGCATTGATCAAACTAGTGCAGTGGTTTTATTCTGATGAGCTGCCTAATCCTCCCTCTGGATGCTTGTGGGATAATATGGATGATGAAGAAAAGCTATTCAATCTACAACCATATGTGGAGCTTTGTTGGCTTGCTGAGTTCTGGATTTTGGAAAATATTCAGGAAGCCTGCTGGGATGTGATTATGTCTTGTCTTGATTCTTCCAGTCAGTTGCccattaaaataatcaaaatggcATATAATCACTCTTTGTGGAAGTTGGTTGACGTTGCAGCAAATCTCATGGCTCCTTCATATCATCAATTACAAAATTCTGGTgaacttgaagaatttgatgATGCACTAGTGCACTTAATTTATTCTGCTTCTATTCAACTTAACCAAGAAGGCAAAAATTGCTTTAGGTGA
- the LOC114385670 gene encoding BTB/POZ domain-containing protein At1g04390 isoform X2 yields MKSSREKEKENDRCISSHMQTLHRRLLHALNLGTRHFDEKTNRWNWQCANIEVQKNVLRSIGAFLDSLSGDARAARHAIVKESVADSILGALLWILQCKSEALLSMASNVAVKLVSSIPNSLLQLHMLDLVYCLSSLLSSHQVEVATPCAIALNLVISNLSATSEKAVMEALNETETSIRIVRNINFFAEDAKKIEYFKEMTLLLSAILWRWPPSRFSVGNDVILMKGLANIHTRTESSIKIALLKLYTSLALCDSVARKLIEDGEGFPQMVVQAMGKSNPHAVQIEGFRLAQCLLRSQENCLEVVGLCGEALVDAIICGMKETGLSSKKIGNNHGSLSVEACQLALITRWAGDHHINFWKQGIDRILLNLLIENIQDQLSEPVLSLEKQISMAKEGLKANYHLGLRSYLWDILGWLTIHCGENLNPYTHGSELCINLLITCACLSFVDTLEKWCRICQKDIDDHFQSEPVSRAVLMMIHSPCNTISSYARFLLLDALEVKGLSCLKSLIHTLDYTSSLESYGSFDKLQLVINLIGLTCLSSLPEYQSCIIESKGIKAIVLLVKRCLSNDIHVERRNFTPHLHTTFQERSCCCMDKEDWEGSNVLLFYSLLGLSEILRQCDLLQDNSQQYSREVTNIRAQLVSKLHEICSGNSFSPGVRWYVLYILTYFGFYGFPNELAKRIGKSLNKEEYSDMRLVVANGVSVSVHGVILAVRCPSLLPPQLLPSMKNSEKVTDKFVRETMREVQLSSHVDYEALVLLLEYVYLGCLHAGEETVKKLKILAKRCKLQHLLQMLYRQRPKWGTPFPSFNLTPSLGSAGSCFSDVILEAKSNKLVGWTCNICSDTVPHMHVHKVILQSGCDYLQGLFRSGMRESHSQVIKVDISWEALIKLVQWFYSDELPNPPSGCLWDNMDDEEKLFNLQPYVELCWLAEFWILENIQEACWDVIMSCLDSSSQLPIKIIKMAYNHSLWKLVDVAANLMAPSYHQLQNSGDSIFPQDDS; encoded by the exons ACATTTTGATGAGAAGACAAATAGATGGAATTGGCAGTGTGCCAACATTGAAGTGCAGAAAAATGTGCTGCGATCAATTGGTGCGTTTCTTGATTCATTATCGGGAGATGCACGTGCTGCACGTCATGCTATTGTTAAG gaatctgTTGCTGATAGTATTTTGGGAGCATTATTATGGATTCTTCAATGCAAAAGTGAGGCTTTGTTAAGCATGGCATCAAATGTGGCAGTGAAGTTAGTTAGTTCTATACCTAATTCATTATTGCAATTGCATATGTTGGATCTTGTTTATTGTCTGTCATCCTTGTTATCTTCGCATCAAGTAGAAGTTGCAACACCCTGTGCTATTGCTTTGAATTTGGTAATCTCAAATTTGAGTGCTACAAGTGAGAAGGCAGTTATGGAAGCATTGAACGAAACAGAGACTTCCATACGTATAGtcagaaatataaatttttttgctgAAGATGCaaagaaaattgaatatttCAAAGAGATGACTTTGCTTTTGAGCGCAATACTGTGGCGCTGGCCTCCATCTAGGTTCTCTGTTGGTAATGATGTTATACTTATGAAAGGCTTAGCAAACATCCATACAAGGACAGAGAGTTCTATTAAAATTGCACTTTTAAAGCTGTACACATCTCTAG CTTTATGTGATTCTGTAGCAAGAAAACTTATAGAGGATGGAGAAGGATTTCCACAGATGGTTGTGCAGGCAATGGGAAAATCAAACCCTCATGCTGTTCAGATAGAGGGGTTTAGGCTTGCTCAATGTCTATTG AGATCCCAAGAGAATTGTTTAGAAGTGGTTGGTCTGTGTGGTGAAGCCCTTGTTGATGCAATAATTTGTGGGATGAAAGAAACTGGGCTGAGTTCTAAAAAAATTGGGAACAACCATGGGTCTTTGTCAGTGGAAGCATGCCAGTTGGCTCTAATAACTCGCTGGGCAGGTGATCATCATATCAATTTTTGGAAACAAGGAATTGATAGAATTCTCCTTAATCTTCTGATTGAAAATATTCAAGACCAATTGTCTGAGCCTGTCTTGTCATTGGAAAAACAAATATCCATGGCAAAAGAGGGATTAAAAGCCAATTATCATCTTGGTCTTAGGAGTTATCTGTGGGACATTCTTGGGTGGCTTACTATTCATTGTGGAGAAAATTTAAACCCTTATACTCATGGAAGCGAGCTCTGCATCAACTTACTAATTACATGTGCATG CTTGAGTTTTGTGGATACACTTGAAAAATGGTGCCGAATATGTCAAAAGGATATTGATGATCATTTTCAAAGTGAACCAGTATCAAGGGCTGTTCTAATGATGATTCATTCTCCATGTAATACCATCTCCTCGTATGCTAGATTCTTATTATTAGATGCACTTGAGGTGAAAGGCTTGTCATGCTTGAAAAGCTTAATACATACTCTAGATTATACATCATCCCTAGAAAGCTATGGATCATTTGATAAACTTCAACTGGTTATTAACTTAATTGGGTTGACTTGTCTTTCAAGTTTACCAGAGTATCAAAGCTGTATCATAGAGAGCAAAGGGATAAAAGCAATTGTTCTTCTTGTGAAACGATGCTTAAGTAATGATATTCATGTAGAAAGGCGAAACTTCACTCCTCATTTGCACACAACATTCCAGGAAAGGTCTTGTTGCTGTATGGATAAAGAAGATTGGGAAGGTTCCAATGTTCTCTTATTTTATAGTTTGTTGGGATTGTCTGAAATTCTTCGTCAGTGTGACCTTCTACAAGATAATTCTCAGCAATATTCTAGAGAGGTGACAAATATTAGAGCTCAGTTAGTTAGCAAACTTCATGAGATCTGTAGTGGCAACTCTTTCAGTCCTGGAGTGAGATGGTATGTTTTGTATATTCTAACTTATTTTGGATTTTACGGTTTCCCAAATGAGTTAGCCAAAAGGATTGGGAAATCTCTCAATAAGGAAGAATACTCAGATATGCGGCTCGTTGTAGCAAATGGGGTGTCTGTGAGTGTTCATGGTGTTATTCTTGCTGTTCGATGTCCATCACTGCTGCCTCCTCAATTGTTACCTAGTATGAAGAATTCTGAAAAGGTAACAGATAAGTTTGTCAGAGAGACCATGAGAGAAGTTCAATTATCTTCTCATGTTGATTATGAAGCATTGGTGTTGTTGTTGGAATATGTATACTTGGGATGTTTACATGCAGGAGAAGAAACAGTGAAGAAGCTGAAAATTCTTGCTAAGCGCTGCAAACTACAGCATCTCCTGCAAATGCTTTATAGACAACGTCCAAAGTGGGGCACACCTTTCCCCAGCTTTAATCTTACTCCATCTCTTGGTTCAGCCGGAAGTTGTTTTTC gGATGTTATATTGGAAGCTAAATCAAATAAACTTGTTGGGTGGACATGCAACATTTGTTCTGACACAGTGCCCCATATGCATGTTCACAAAGTTATATTGCAGTCTGGTTGTGATTATTTACAAGGTTTATTCCGGTCAGGAATGCGAGAAAG TCATTCACAAGTCATAAAAGTTGATATTAGCTGGGAAGCATTGATCAAACTAGTGCAGTGGTTTTATTCTGATGAGCTGCCTAATCCTCCCTCTGGATGCTTGTGGGATAATATGGATGATGAAGAAAAGCTATTCAATCTACAACCATATGTGGAGCTTTGTTGGCTTGCTGAGTTCTGGATTTTGGAAAATATTCAGGAAGCCTGCTGGGATGTGATTATGTCTTGTCTTGATTCTTCCAGTCAGTTGCccattaaaataatcaaaatggcATATAATCACTCTTTGTGGAAGTTGGTTGACGTTGCAGCAAATCTCATGGCTCCTTCATATCATCAATTACAAAATTCTG GTGATTCAATATTTCCTCAAGATGATTCATAG